From Rutidosis leptorrhynchoides isolate AG116_Rl617_1_P2 chromosome 3, CSIRO_AGI_Rlap_v1, whole genome shotgun sequence, a single genomic window includes:
- the LOC139900874 gene encoding uncharacterized protein encodes MKALLKDLPTLTAPIAGETLILYLGVSKEAVSFILVNERGDAQMPIYFVSKALSGSELNYLPIEKLLLYKPEISGRLTKWEIELGEHEISYCARSAIKGQVMADYLAETAADMLAICDTEKLPAPPLEIWELYTDGAVSFEGAEYEALLAGMRIARELGVKKLQAYVDSQLFSNQINSTFDANDKSMQSYLALVHSLADTFVDLRISQIPRSLNKQADVLSKLAALTFNHLEKKILVEKVFKKFTEPETTILSVEEEEDTWMTDIIEFLRTRSLPEGEKEAMKNRVKASNYELQGEVL; translated from the exons ATGAAAGCGCTCCTCAAAGACCTCCCCACATTAACAGCGCCAATTGCTGGCGAAACCTTGATACTTTACCTCGGGGTGTCTAAGGAAGCCGTTAGTTTCATCTTAGTCAACGAACGAGGGGATGCTCAAATGCCAATATACTTCGTCAGCAAGGCACTATCAGGAAGCGAGCTGAATTATCTCCCCATAGAAAAACTC CTGCTCTATAAACCCGAGATATCGGGTAGGTTAACCAAATGGGAAATAGAGCTAGGCGAGCATGAAATTTCATACTGCGCTAGAAGTGCTATCAAGGGGCAGGTGATGGCTGATTATTTGGCTGAAACGGCCGCTGACATGCTGGCAATATGCGATACTGAGAAACTTCCCGCGCCTCCGCTTGAAATATGGGAGCTCTATACAGACGGCGCAGTAAGCTTTGAAGGCGCTG aataTGAAGCGCTATTAGCAGGGATGCGTATAGCCCGAGAGTTAGGAGTAAAGAAGTTGCAAGCTTATGTGGATTCACAGCTATTCTCCAATCAGATAAACAGCACGTTTGACGCCAATGACAAATCTATGCAATCATACCTGGCTCTGGTTCACTCTTTAGCCGATACATTCGTTGACTTAAGGATCAGCCAAATCCCTAGGAGCCTGAACAAGCAGGCGGACGTGCTCAGTAAGCTGGCGGCCCTCACCTTCAACCATCTGGAAAAGAAAATATTAGTGGAGAAAGTCTTCAAGAAATTCACAGAGCCAGAAACAACGATTTTGtccgttgaagaagaagaagatacttGGATGACAGACATCATAGAATTCCTGCGAACTAGGTCTTTGCCTGAAGGGGAGAAGGAAGCGATGAAGAACAGGGTAAAAGCGTCGAACTACGAATTGCAAGGAGAAGTTCTATAA